Proteins from a single region of Runella sp. SP2:
- a CDS encoding ABC transporter ATP-binding protein: MKIYWRILQYARPLSRYVGPYFFTSLLGSLFGVLNFTLIQPLLDVLFGKAKIPSQLVFPSFRFDAAYLVDLFQYYFGHAIQQYGKLGALQFVCGAILLCVFLANVFKYLSIRIIENFKAHTVAQLRQAVFDSAIRLSLSFFSNERKGDLISRVTTDVQEIENSLGRAFSALFKELFTLIFYFVTLFAMSVKLTFFTLIVIPLSGIIIGTLAKKLKESASEVQQRLSNIISVLDETFGGIRVVKGFNAEKVIRRRFEEENQGYRHALLRMVFRQELAPPMSEFMGVSVVAGILLYGGSMVLSDNFELSASTFVTYIIIFSQVLRPAKEISNAISGIQRGVASGERIMRLIDMPLEVQDAPNAQEFKQFNASIEVKNLSFEYEKGVPVLQNISFSLQKGKTVALVGSSGGGKSTIADMIPRFYDPTEGKILIDGLDLRSITTKSLRDQMGIVTQESILFNDTIFNNIAFGTEATEAEVMAAAKIANAHDFIVEQPDSYQTVIGDRGTKLSGGQRQRLSIARAILKNPPILILDEATSALDTESEKLVQEALTNLMKNRTTLVIAHRLSTIQHADEILVLSGGKIIERGTHDELLKEEKSFYRKLSLMQS; the protein is encoded by the coding sequence ATGAAAATTTACTGGCGCATTTTACAGTACGCCCGCCCGCTTAGCCGATACGTTGGGCCGTACTTTTTTACCTCTTTATTGGGTAGCTTGTTTGGGGTACTCAATTTTACACTGATTCAACCTTTACTAGATGTTCTTTTTGGGAAAGCAAAAATTCCGTCTCAACTGGTTTTTCCCTCGTTCCGTTTCGACGCCGCCTATTTGGTCGATTTGTTCCAATATTATTTTGGACACGCCATTCAACAATACGGCAAACTAGGAGCGTTGCAATTTGTCTGTGGAGCTATTTTGTTGTGCGTTTTTCTGGCAAATGTCTTTAAATACCTTTCAATACGAATCATTGAAAATTTTAAAGCGCACACCGTAGCCCAGCTGCGCCAAGCGGTCTTTGACAGTGCCATTCGTTTGAGCCTTTCGTTTTTCTCCAACGAGCGTAAAGGCGACCTCATTTCCCGCGTTACTACCGACGTCCAAGAAATCGAAAACTCGCTCGGAAGGGCGTTTAGTGCGTTATTTAAAGAGTTGTTTACGCTCATTTTTTACTTCGTGACGCTCTTTGCCATGTCGGTCAAACTGACTTTTTTTACGCTCATCGTCATTCCTCTTTCGGGAATTATTATTGGAACATTAGCCAAAAAGCTCAAAGAATCGGCCTCGGAAGTGCAGCAGCGTTTGAGTAACATCATCAGCGTCCTCGACGAAACGTTTGGCGGGATTCGAGTGGTGAAAGGTTTTAATGCCGAAAAAGTCATTCGTCGCCGTTTTGAAGAAGAAAACCAAGGCTATCGTCACGCGTTATTGCGGATGGTATTTCGTCAAGAATTGGCTCCTCCGATGTCGGAATTTATGGGAGTATCGGTCGTAGCGGGAATTTTATTGTACGGTGGCTCAATGGTTCTTTCTGACAACTTTGAGCTTTCGGCCTCTACCTTCGTGACGTACATCATTATTTTTTCACAGGTGTTACGGCCTGCCAAAGAGATTTCTAACGCCATCAGTGGCATCCAACGCGGAGTAGCGTCAGGCGAGCGCATCATGCGTTTGATTGACATGCCTTTGGAAGTCCAAGATGCCCCTAATGCTCAAGAGTTTAAGCAGTTTAACGCATCAATTGAAGTAAAAAATCTTTCGTTTGAATACGAAAAAGGAGTTCCTGTATTACAAAATATCTCTTTTTCGCTTCAAAAAGGAAAAACCGTTGCGCTTGTAGGCTCTTCTGGCGGGGGAAAATCGACCATTGCGGATATGATTCCGCGCTTTTATGACCCTACCGAAGGGAAAATTTTGATTGATGGACTGGATTTACGCTCCATCACCACAAAATCGCTACGCGACCAAATGGGGATTGTAACGCAAGAGTCGATTTTGTTTAATGATACCATTTTCAACAACATTGCTTTTGGCACCGAGGCCACCGAAGCCGAAGTGATGGCGGCGGCTAAAATTGCCAATGCCCACGATTTTATTGTGGAACAACCCGATAGCTACCAAACGGTCATCGGCGACCGAGGCACCAAACTTTCAGGTGGTCAACGGCAGCGTTTGAGCATTGCGCGGGCGATTTTGAAAAATCCACCGATTTTAATTTTGGACGAAGCGACTTCGGCCTTGGACACCGAATCGGAAAAATTGGTGCAAGAAGCCCTGACCAATTTGATGAAAAACCGCACGACCTTGGTCATTGCCCACCGACTCAGCACTATTCAACATGCTGATGAAATCCTGGTATTAAGCGGTGGAAAAATCATCGAACGCGGCACGCACGACGAGCTTTTGAAGGAAGAAAAAAGTTTTTATCGGAAGTTGAGCTTAATGCAAAGCTAA
- a CDS encoding Uma2 family endonuclease — translation MQTSTSVTVEEYFDLLQKSDVKLEYHAGEVVAMAGAQPAHNRIAANLIYLLEGCLRSGECFVFTSDQLIKIEGCQKYVFPDLVIVCETPVYEKAPNGLDALENPEIIIEVLSDSTEAYDRLEKFDCYKTIPSFREYVLVSSKKKKVEVIKKLSEAEWLSHTYNENDTTLQIGECSIALADIYHKVMFG, via the coding sequence ATGCAAACCTCCACTTCTGTCACTGTTGAAGAATATTTTGATTTACTTCAAAAATCTGATGTCAAACTAGAATACCATGCAGGTGAGGTAGTTGCGATGGCAGGTGCCCAGCCTGCTCATAATCGGATAGCAGCGAATCTTATTTATCTTCTTGAGGGCTGCCTTAGGTCAGGAGAGTGCTTCGTTTTTACCAGCGACCAACTTATCAAAATTGAAGGATGTCAAAAATATGTTTTTCCTGATTTGGTAATTGTTTGTGAAACACCCGTTTATGAGAAAGCGCCGAATGGGTTGGATGCGTTGGAGAATCCTGAAATCATTATTGAGGTCTTATCCGATTCTACCGAAGCCTACGATAGACTGGAGAAATTCGATTGTTACAAAACAATTCCTTCGTTTCGGGAATATGTACTTGTGTCATCTAAAAAGAAGAAAGTGGAAGTTATCAAAAAGTTGAGCGAGGCAGAGTGGCTAAGTCATACCTATAATGAAAACGATACTACGCTTCAAATCGGAGAATGTTCAATAGCTTTGGCCGACATTTATCATAAGGTGATGTTCGGTTAA
- a CDS encoding FN3 associated domain-containing protein → MFRFQTLLSYLLVGLHVLLLFLLIFQEKVMLPVWLQPVGRMHPMVLHLPIGLLVIVGLLWLFKREFAGESFEKLMKFILGITALSAAAAALMGFFLSREEGYTADVLSWHKYTGIGLSFLCYGLWALYQTAQEQRLFTPLLGLSAVAMFVTGHFGASLTHGEDYLFPNADAASQLTFTDDTPVFEAAIQPILKAKCYQCHNEQKTKGELLMTTLAGLLKGGKNGPIWVAGDALKSHLIQRANLPLEDKKHMPPKGKAQLEADEIGLLTAWINAGANTKQKVGQLAANDPIRAFLNNEKSAETQVAKYDFEPASEETIEKLNTPFRVIFPIANGSPALHTDFFVRQAYKQEQLGELSEIKDQLVALNLSNMPVKNEDLKTIGQFEQLEKLVLNNTDITDATLSNLQSLTKLKSLSLSGTKQTKTGMAALAKLPALKEVFIWNTPISEAEAKELQKQYPAIRFEMGYVPTDAEKLKLNPPVLVNENLVLTNATPVSFKHPLKGVTIRYTTDGTLPDSLTAPAYQKPFALNGYTIVKARAVKDKWYASDIVEYTFFKGGYRPKTVELLNEPNPQYMGEGGGTLVNFKKGEANDFKNKAWLGYREKPLEALFVFDKPTPVKSAMLSIGRNIGGYIFPPASIEVWAGNDRTQLQLMQKLSPVQPTKDESPRIEAIEMKLKEGNYTVIKVIARPVAKLPEWHGGKGQPAWVFVDEVFFN, encoded by the coding sequence ATGTTTCGTTTCCAAACCCTTCTATCTTATTTACTGGTTGGTCTTCATGTATTATTGTTGTTTTTATTGATTTTTCAGGAAAAAGTCATGCTGCCCGTTTGGCTTCAGCCCGTCGGGCGAATGCACCCGATGGTGCTGCACTTGCCCATTGGTCTATTGGTCATTGTGGGGCTACTTTGGCTTTTTAAGCGGGAGTTTGCGGGGGAAAGCTTTGAGAAACTCATGAAATTTATCTTGGGCATAACGGCTTTGTCGGCCGCAGCAGCGGCGTTGATGGGTTTCTTTTTGTCAAGAGAAGAAGGCTACACCGCCGACGTACTCAGTTGGCACAAATACACGGGCATTGGGTTGAGTTTCTTGTGCTATGGGCTGTGGGCCTTGTACCAGACTGCGCAAGAACAGCGTCTTTTTACGCCACTTTTGGGGCTTAGCGCCGTGGCAATGTTTGTGACGGGGCACTTTGGAGCTAGTTTGACCCACGGCGAAGATTACCTGTTTCCCAATGCCGACGCAGCCTCGCAGTTGACTTTTACGGACGACACCCCTGTCTTTGAAGCCGCGATTCAACCCATTTTGAAAGCCAAATGCTACCAATGCCATAACGAACAAAAAACCAAAGGAGAGCTGTTGATGACCACCCTTGCGGGCTTGCTCAAAGGAGGGAAAAATGGGCCGATATGGGTAGCTGGTGATGCGTTAAAAAGTCACCTTATCCAACGCGCTAATTTGCCATTGGAAGATAAAAAACACATGCCACCCAAAGGCAAAGCGCAGTTGGAAGCTGATGAAATTGGCCTACTAACGGCTTGGATTAACGCGGGAGCTAATACCAAACAGAAGGTGGGGCAGTTGGCTGCAAATGATCCCATTAGGGCTTTTTTGAATAATGAAAAAAGTGCCGAGACTCAAGTAGCCAAGTACGATTTTGAGCCTGCTAGTGAAGAAACGATTGAAAAGCTAAACACTCCTTTCCGTGTTATTTTTCCGATTGCGAACGGCTCACCCGCCTTACATACCGATTTCTTTGTGCGTCAGGCTTACAAACAAGAGCAGTTGGGGGAATTGTCCGAAATTAAAGACCAGTTGGTGGCATTGAATTTGTCAAATATGCCCGTCAAAAACGAAGACCTGAAAACCATCGGGCAGTTTGAACAACTTGAAAAATTGGTGTTAAACAATACCGATATTACCGACGCGACTTTGTCGAATTTGCAATCGTTGACCAAATTGAAGTCGTTGTCTCTTTCAGGAACGAAACAGACAAAAACAGGCATGGCGGCATTGGCAAAACTTCCAGCCCTTAAAGAGGTGTTTATTTGGAATACCCCTATTTCGGAGGCCGAAGCCAAAGAACTTCAAAAGCAATACCCTGCCATTCGCTTTGAAATGGGGTACGTACCTACCGATGCCGAAAAATTGAAGCTCAACCCTCCTGTACTGGTCAACGAAAATTTGGTTCTAACCAACGCAACTCCCGTTTCGTTTAAGCACCCTCTCAAAGGTGTTACCATTCGTTATACGACCGACGGAACCTTGCCTGATTCGCTGACGGCACCAGCTTATCAAAAACCGTTTGCGCTGAACGGCTACACCATCGTAAAAGCACGCGCTGTAAAAGATAAATGGTACGCCAGTGATATAGTCGAATACACTTTTTTCAAAGGAGGATACCGCCCGAAAACGGTGGAATTGCTCAATGAGCCTAATCCACAATACATGGGAGAAGGAGGTGGAACATTGGTAAACTTTAAAAAAGGGGAGGCCAACGACTTTAAAAACAAAGCGTGGCTGGGCTACCGAGAGAAGCCGTTGGAAGCACTTTTTGTATTTGATAAACCAACGCCCGTCAAATCAGCGATGTTGAGTATTGGGCGAAATATTGGTGGCTATATCTTTCCACCAGCGTCGATAGAAGTGTGGGCAGGAAACGACCGTACTCAACTCCAATTGATGCAAAAACTGAGCCCTGTGCAACCTACTAAGGATGAGTCGCCTCGAATAGAAGCCATTGAGATGAAGCTGAAGGAAGGTAATTATACTGTTATCAAAGTGATTGCCCGCCCCGTGGCTAAGCTTCCCGAATGGCACGGCGGTAAAGGACAGCCCGCATGGGTGTTTGTGGACGAAGTATTTTTTAATTGA
- a CDS encoding DUF1501 domain-containing protein: protein MNKNEFFESRLNVNRRHFMGKMAAGIGSVALGSLLVPDLFKGAGDDSEELPLGVAQFAPKAKRVIYLFQNGAPSQYESFEYKPLLNKMAGEELPASIRMGQRLTGMTANQAKFPLVGSYFKFAQHGQSGMWMSELFPNIANIADDLCMIKTMNTEAINHDPALTFMQTGAQQGNRPSMGSWVSYGLGSENKNLPAFSVLLSRGKGNGQGVYSKLWSNGFLDSTHQGVVFSSGEDPILYLNNPANSDRASHRKMLDNLAELNNMAFDDFGDPEIKAKVQQYEMAYRMQTAVPELTDLSKEPDHIVKMYGPECLVPGTFAANCLLARKLSEAGVRFVQLYHQGWDQHGNMVGEMPLQAKDTDRASAALITDLKQRGLLDETLVIWGGEFGRTNYGQGTSTKDNYGRDHHPRAYCTFMAGGGVKPGTVYGQTDDFGYNIVRDPVHINDFHATVMHLMGINHEKLTYKHLGRRYRLTDLAGKVLPGLIA from the coding sequence ATGAATAAGAACGAATTTTTTGAAAGCCGTCTGAATGTCAACCGTCGGCATTTTATGGGAAAAATGGCGGCGGGGATTGGTAGTGTTGCGCTGGGGTCTTTGCTTGTTCCTGATTTGTTTAAGGGGGCAGGTGATGATTCTGAAGAACTGCCTTTGGGGGTTGCTCAGTTTGCACCCAAGGCAAAACGAGTCATTTATTTGTTCCAAAACGGGGCTCCATCTCAGTACGAAAGCTTTGAATACAAGCCGTTGCTCAATAAAATGGCAGGCGAAGAACTCCCCGCCTCGATACGGATGGGACAACGCCTGACGGGAATGACGGCCAACCAAGCCAAGTTTCCGTTGGTTGGGTCTTATTTTAAGTTTGCACAACATGGGCAGTCGGGAATGTGGATGAGCGAGTTGTTTCCCAACATTGCCAATATTGCCGACGACCTCTGCATGATTAAAACCATGAACACCGAGGCCATCAACCATGACCCTGCACTCACTTTTATGCAAACAGGTGCGCAACAAGGTAACCGCCCTAGCATGGGGTCTTGGGTGAGCTATGGTTTGGGTAGTGAAAATAAAAACTTACCTGCGTTTTCGGTGTTGCTATCGCGCGGGAAGGGAAATGGACAAGGGGTGTATTCAAAACTTTGGTCCAACGGATTTTTGGATTCGACGCACCAAGGTGTGGTATTTAGTAGCGGCGAAGACCCGATTTTGTACCTCAATAACCCCGCAAATTCTGACCGAGCGTCGCACCGCAAAATGCTGGATAATCTGGCAGAACTGAACAACATGGCGTTCGACGATTTTGGCGACCCCGAAATCAAAGCCAAAGTGCAGCAGTACGAAATGGCGTATCGGATGCAAACCGCCGTTCCTGAGTTGACAGATTTGAGCAAGGAACCTGACCACATTGTAAAAATGTACGGCCCAGAGTGCTTGGTACCAGGGACGTTTGCCGCCAATTGCTTGTTGGCACGTAAACTTTCGGAAGCAGGGGTACGTTTTGTGCAATTGTATCACCAAGGTTGGGATCAGCACGGAAACATGGTAGGAGAGATGCCATTGCAAGCCAAAGATACCGACCGTGCTTCGGCGGCCTTGATTACCGATTTGAAACAACGTGGCTTGCTCGACGAAACATTGGTGATTTGGGGAGGTGAGTTTGGGCGTACCAATTACGGTCAAGGGACTTCAACCAAAGACAACTACGGCCGAGACCACCATCCACGGGCGTATTGCACGTTCATGGCGGGGGGAGGCGTAAAACCTGGAACGGTCTATGGCCAAACGGATGACTTTGGGTACAACATCGTGCGTGACCCCGTTCATATCAATGATTTTCACGCGACGGTGATGCACTTGATGGGTATCAATCACGAAAAGCTTACCTATAAGCACCTTGGCCGCCGCTATCGCCTGACCGACTTGGCTGGGAAAGTATTGCCTGGGCTAATTGCGTAA
- a CDS encoding DUF2911 domain-containing protein has product MKKALKWIGIVIGALAVVLFIAFKFMQANTKKASPEATVNYKKDDTEVSVFYCRPSKREREIFGELVPYGKVWRTGANEATTFTTNKDLTIAGKTLPAGKYTLWTIPQEDKWTVIFNNKMYDWGVSFGGEASREESADVLQVDVPVTISSIPVEKFEISFDENQPALVLEWDITKVVVPFK; this is encoded by the coding sequence ATGAAAAAAGCCCTCAAATGGATAGGCATCGTGATTGGTGCACTAGCAGTAGTGTTGTTTATTGCATTTAAGTTTATGCAAGCAAATACCAAAAAAGCCAGCCCAGAAGCAACGGTTAATTACAAAAAAGACGATACCGAAGTGTCGGTGTTTTATTGTCGGCCTTCTAAAAGAGAACGTGAGATTTTTGGTGAATTGGTACCTTATGGTAAAGTATGGCGTACGGGCGCCAACGAAGCCACGACCTTTACCACCAACAAAGACTTAACCATTGCAGGTAAAACCCTACCAGCAGGAAAATATACCCTTTGGACGATTCCTCAAGAAGACAAATGGACAGTTATCTTCAACAATAAAATGTACGATTGGGGGGTAAGTTTCGGAGGAGAAGCAAGCCGTGAGGAAAGTGCAGACGTTCTTCAAGTAGATGTGCCTGTCACTATATCTTCGATTCCAGTAGAAAAATTTGAAATTTCATTTGACGAAAATCAACCTGCTCTTGTCTTGGAGTGGGATATCACCAAAGTGGTCGTCCCTTTTAAATAA
- a CDS encoding DUF2141 domain-containing protein, producing the protein MQNLLVILLFALFSIQSATNKISRNAIASFKLVVSNQLHGESNQPHEESNQPHEESNQPHEESNQPHNQNTISVSVDVSNITQTKGSLRIGIFREGNPFTGPKAKPDFFKVVPITAATTQQVVVGLPAGRYVIAVYHDLNDNGKLDKNLVGYPKEPFGFSKNFRPILSAPSFEDCAIEIKENSPQNRQKIKLID; encoded by the coding sequence ATGCAAAATCTTCTTGTAATTCTTCTTTTTGCCCTGTTTTCAATTCAATCGGCCACGAATAAAATCTCTCGGAATGCTATTGCGAGTTTTAAGCTGGTTGTGAGCAACCAGCTACACGGGGAGAGCAACCAGCCACACGAGGAGAGCAACCAGCCACACGAGGAGAGCAACCAGCCACACGAGGAGAGCAACCAGCCACACAATCAAAACACTATTTCGGTTTCTGTGGATGTATCCAATATTACACAAACGAAGGGAAGCCTTCGCATCGGAATTTTTCGGGAAGGAAATCCTTTTACGGGACCAAAAGCAAAGCCAGATTTCTTTAAAGTAGTACCGATTACCGCAGCAACCACACAGCAAGTGGTCGTGGGTTTACCCGCAGGAAGATACGTCATTGCGGTCTATCACGACCTCAATGACAATGGCAAACTTGATAAAAACTTGGTAGGCTATCCCAAAGAACCTTTTGGGTTTAGTAAGAATTTTAGGCCGATTCTTTCTGCACCAAGTTTTGAGGACTGTGCCATTGAAATCAAGGAAAACAGCCCCCAAAACCGTCAGAAAATCAAGCTCATTGACTAG
- a CDS encoding PSD1 and planctomycete cytochrome C domain-containing protein → MNRKILAYLFKNRLLIGVGVAVSCVTTACFLNGGSTSAATVPDEVDYNYHIRPILSDRCFKCHGPDANKREADLRLDTEEAAYAALKDNAKLHAIVPGKPDESAVWQRIITKDTAEIMPPLESNLKLNEHEIALIEKWIKQGAKYKPHWAFIAPERPKLPSVDNDAWPKNSIDYFTLAKMEENGLKPNEEADKERLLKRAALDITGLPPSLELQERFLKDESPNAYEKVVDELLSSKHYGEKMAIPWLDAARYADSHGYQDDGLRTMWPWRDWVIHAFNQNYSYSKFLTWQLAGDLIVKRQKGNPADPRIKEALLATGFNRNHKITQEGGVIDEEYRIEYVTDRTNTFGKTFLALTYECAKCHDHKYDPILQKDYYSAFAFFNQVPEKGLVGTIDASFADPPNLKLTTKDVKSILTFVNKTDTADVTVMVMQDLDTLRKTHVLGRGNYDQPTDVVGAQMPKFLLPFDTKKYPENRLGLAQWMLDPKNPLTARVFVNRVWQEFFGRGIVKTVGDFGMQGELPSHPQLLDWLAVDFRTHDWNIKRLVKQIVMSATYRQSAVITKEHLAKDPENVLLARAPRMRLSAELVRDFVLSTSGLLSPAIGGPSVKPYQPKGLWEVATSGRGSLKSYIQDHGDSLYRRGMYVFIKRTVPPPSMLIFDASNRDQCEVKRSRTNTPLQALVMLNDPVVLESARVLAEKLALEKIPDEDKIKKAFRIVVCRTGKDKELSVLEKYFESEQSVFAKDPKKAAKLLSVGERPQARIANRPMVAALMQSILMMYNLEEAIMK, encoded by the coding sequence ATGAATCGAAAAATACTTGCTTATCTGTTCAAAAACAGGCTTTTAATAGGAGTGGGCGTGGCGGTCAGTTGTGTAACTACTGCTTGCTTTCTGAATGGAGGTAGTACGTCGGCGGCGACTGTTCCCGACGAGGTTGACTACAATTACCACATCCGACCTATTCTCTCGGATCGTTGCTTTAAATGCCATGGCCCTGATGCCAATAAGCGCGAAGCTGATTTGCGTTTAGATACCGAAGAAGCCGCCTACGCCGCGCTGAAAGACAATGCCAAACTTCATGCGATTGTCCCAGGAAAACCCGACGAGTCGGCGGTATGGCAACGCATTATCACCAAAGATACGGCTGAAATTATGCCGCCTTTGGAATCCAACCTCAAACTGAACGAACACGAGATTGCGCTGATTGAAAAGTGGATTAAACAAGGCGCTAAATACAAACCCCACTGGGCGTTTATTGCGCCAGAAAGACCAAAATTGCCCAGCGTTGACAACGATGCTTGGCCTAAAAACTCCATCGACTATTTTACGTTGGCTAAAATGGAAGAGAATGGCCTAAAGCCCAACGAGGAAGCCGATAAAGAACGGCTTTTGAAACGGGCGGCTTTGGATATTACGGGTCTTCCGCCTTCGCTTGAATTACAGGAACGTTTTTTGAAAGATGAGTCGCCCAATGCCTATGAAAAAGTAGTGGACGAATTGCTAAGTTCAAAACACTACGGTGAAAAAATGGCGATTCCGTGGTTAGATGCCGCTCGCTATGCCGATTCGCACGGGTACCAAGACGATGGACTACGGACCATGTGGCCGTGGCGCGACTGGGTGATTCATGCCTTCAATCAAAATTATAGCTACAGTAAATTTCTGACGTGGCAACTTGCGGGGGATTTGATTGTAAAACGCCAGAAAGGCAATCCCGCCGATCCGCGCATCAAAGAGGCATTGCTGGCAACGGGCTTTAATCGTAACCATAAAATCACGCAAGAAGGTGGGGTGATTGACGAAGAATACCGCATCGAATACGTAACCGACCGTACCAATACGTTTGGGAAAACGTTTTTGGCACTGACCTACGAATGTGCCAAATGCCACGACCACAAGTACGACCCCATTCTACAAAAAGATTATTACAGTGCTTTTGCCTTCTTTAACCAAGTGCCCGAAAAAGGTTTAGTAGGAACCATTGATGCTTCCTTTGCCGATCCTCCAAACCTCAAGTTGACGACCAAAGATGTCAAGAGTATTCTGACCTTTGTCAATAAAACCGATACTGCCGATGTGACGGTAATGGTGATGCAAGATTTGGATACGTTGCGCAAAACGCACGTGTTGGGCCGTGGTAATTATGACCAGCCGACCGATGTGGTTGGGGCTCAAATGCCAAAATTTTTACTCCCTTTTGATACCAAAAAATACCCCGAAAATCGCCTCGGGCTTGCCCAGTGGATGCTTGACCCCAAAAACCCACTGACCGCGCGAGTGTTTGTGAATCGGGTGTGGCAGGAGTTCTTTGGGCGTGGCATTGTCAAAACTGTTGGTGATTTTGGAATGCAAGGAGAGTTACCTTCGCACCCGCAGTTGTTAGACTGGTTGGCAGTGGATTTTCGTACCCACGATTGGAATATTAAGCGTTTGGTAAAACAAATCGTGATGTCGGCGACCTATCGACAGTCGGCCGTGATTACGAAGGAACATTTGGCCAAAGACCCTGAAAATGTGCTATTGGCTCGTGCCCCCCGAATGCGACTTTCGGCGGAGTTAGTGCGCGATTTTGTGCTGTCAACAAGTGGGCTGTTGAGCCCTGCCATTGGTGGGCCAAGTGTAAAGCCTTACCAGCCAAAAGGCTTGTGGGAAGTAGCGACGTCGGGGCGAGGAAGTCTTAAAAGTTATATCCAAGACCACGGCGATAGCTTGTATCGAAGAGGAATGTATGTTTTTATCAAACGAACGGTGCCGCCGCCGTCGATGTTGATTTTTGACGCTTCGAACCGCGACCAATGCGAGGTGAAACGCTCGCGAACCAACACGCCACTTCAGGCATTGGTGATGCTCAACGACCCTGTTGTATTGGAGTCGGCTAGGGTTTTGGCTGAGAAATTAGCCCTTGAGAAAATACCTGACGAAGACAAAATCAAGAAAGCATTTCGCATCGTCGTGTGCCGAACTGGAAAAGATAAAGAACTCAGTGTGCTTGAAAAATATTTTGAAAGTGAGCAATCGGTGTTTGCCAAAGACCCCAAAAAGGCCGCGAAACTGCTGAGTGTAGGAGAACGTCCGCAAGCACGAATCGCTAATCGTCCTATGGTAGCAGCCCTTATGCAATCCATACTGATGATGTATAACTTGGAAGAGGCGATTATGAAATAA
- a CDS encoding DUF433 domain-containing protein, which produces METTFLTRITLNPTIGHGKPTIRNTRYLVEGLLEYLAAGDSIEDILQQFPDLEREDLLACALIKLIYTSK; this is translated from the coding sequence ATGGAGACTACTTTCTTGACTCGCATTACGTTAAACCCTACGATTGGGCACGGGAAACCTACTATCCGAAATACTAGGTACTTGGTAGAAGGGTTATTGGAATACCTTGCAGCGGGCGATAGCATAGAAGATATTTTACAACAATTTCCTGACTTAGAACGTGAGGACTTGTTGGCCTGTGCATTGATAAAATTGATTTACACATCTAAATGA